In one Nocardia tengchongensis genomic region, the following are encoded:
- a CDS encoding carbohydrate ABC transporter permease has protein sequence MMIDRLRVLGSHVLLIVTAVVCVFPIYWLFATALRRPEDVTSLSPVPWPMSLANYGDAAHKVDIAGLVANTFFVAALSTVGQLLVALLASYAFAMYTFPLQRLLYLAFVGTWLVPFQVTMLPNYILLNRMGLVDSLVGVVFPTLCSALALLLLRQHMSAFPKELVAAAKIDGRSSWSILWTVVVPNLRPALAALTIVLFINAWNEYFWPAVLLRRSNSVLQLGLRSFMGTEGEQWGPMMAVASLACLPVLVLYLLLQRQIVNAFVRSGLK, from the coding sequence ATGATGATTGACCGTCTGCGCGTCCTGGGCAGCCACGTCCTGCTGATCGTCACCGCGGTGGTGTGCGTCTTCCCGATCTATTGGCTGTTCGCCACCGCGCTGCGCCGCCCCGAGGACGTGACCTCGCTGTCGCCGGTGCCGTGGCCGATGTCGCTGGCCAACTACGGCGACGCCGCGCACAAGGTGGACATCGCCGGCCTGGTCGCCAACACCTTCTTCGTGGCGGCCCTGTCGACGGTCGGGCAGCTGCTGGTCGCGCTGCTCGCGTCCTACGCGTTCGCCATGTACACCTTCCCGCTGCAGCGGCTGCTGTATCTGGCGTTCGTCGGCACCTGGCTGGTCCCGTTCCAGGTCACCATGCTGCCCAACTACATCCTGCTGAACCGGATGGGCCTGGTGGATTCGCTGGTGGGCGTGGTGTTCCCGACGCTGTGCTCGGCGCTGGCGCTGCTGTTGCTGCGCCAGCACATGTCGGCGTTCCCGAAGGAGCTGGTGGCCGCCGCCAAGATCGACGGCCGCTCCTCCTGGTCGATCCTGTGGACGGTGGTGGTGCCGAATCTGCGGCCCGCCCTGGCCGCGCTGACCATCGTGCTGTTCATCAATGCCTGGAACGAGTACTTCTGGCCCGCGGTGCTGTTGCGCCGCTCGAACAGCGTGCTGCAGTTGGGGCTGCGCAGCTTCATGGGCACCGAGGGTGAGCAGTGGGGTCCGATGATGGCGGTGGCCAGTCTGGCCTGTCTACCCGTGCTGGTGCTGTATCTGCTGTTGCAGCGCCAGATCGTCAACGCCTTCGTGCGCTCGGGCCTCAAGTAA
- a CDS encoding carbohydrate ABC transporter permease gives MFVLEAPQESGTAVPEQVPARRPARRRLLRRAVPYLYLAPALSLLVLWTYRPLAQAFELSTLSWNLLPTSPMRSVGAANYQRLLELPSFSGSIWRTVVLIVGLLPFTVLLPVLIAFASRRVSARARTAYQAFAFAPFLVAPVAAAAVWRWLLHPGSGAVDRVLGTDRNWVYDAKAAPWVIIAITGWHLLGFAMLVVWAGLAGISNDYDEAARVDGAGPRQICRWITLPLLSPTLLFLVLTTVLLSPTLTFPLIDSMTQGGPAQATTNIYYLLWDYAFHSFDAGLSAAAGVLLFVGFGVVAGALVWISEKVAFHDD, from the coding sequence ATGTTCGTCCTCGAAGCGCCGCAGGAGAGCGGTACCGCTGTCCCCGAACAGGTTCCGGCGCGCCGCCCCGCGCGTCGCCGCCTCCTGCGGCGCGCCGTGCCCTACCTGTACCTGGCCCCCGCGCTGAGTCTGCTGGTGCTGTGGACCTATCGTCCGCTGGCGCAGGCCTTCGAACTGTCCACGCTGTCGTGGAACCTGTTGCCGACCTCGCCGATGCGGTCGGTCGGCGCGGCGAATTACCAACGGCTGCTGGAGCTGCCGTCGTTCAGCGGCTCGATCTGGCGGACCGTGGTGCTGATCGTCGGGCTGCTGCCGTTCACGGTGTTGCTGCCGGTGCTGATCGCGTTCGCCAGCCGGCGGGTGTCGGCCCGGGCCCGGACCGCCTACCAGGCGTTCGCGTTCGCACCGTTCCTGGTGGCCCCGGTGGCGGCCGCGGCGGTGTGGCGCTGGCTGCTGCATCCGGGTTCGGGTGCGGTGGACCGGGTGCTGGGCACCGACCGCAACTGGGTGTACGACGCGAAAGCCGCGCCGTGGGTGATCATCGCCATCACCGGATGGCATCTGCTCGGCTTCGCCATGCTGGTGGTGTGGGCCGGGTTGGCCGGGATCAGCAACGATTACGACGAGGCGGCCCGCGTCGACGGCGCCGGTCCGCGGCAGATCTGCCGCTGGATCACGCTGCCGCTGCTCTCGCCGACCCTGTTGTTCCTGGTGCTCACCACGGTCCTGCTCAGTCCCACGCTCACCTTCCCGCTCATCGACTCGATGACTCAGGGCGGTCCGGCGCAGGCCACCACCAATATCTATTACCTGCTCTGGGACTACGCGTTCCACAGCTTCGACGCCGGGCTCAGCGCCGCGGCGGGGGTCTTGCTGTTCGTCGGCTTCGGCGTCGTCGCGGGCGCACTGGTGTGGATCTCGGAAAAGGTGGCCTTCCATGATGATTGA
- a CDS encoding ABC transporter substrate-binding protein, with amino-acid sequence MKRTVPLLGLVTTALVALTACGLGATGETESTTTAAKIPDLAPGQQVSIVFESYNYGLAGAWTDTFNALITQFGAEHPNIKVTAQKPQGNSPNPTTDTISSIQSQIVAGNPPDVAQLGFSDLDFTIHQLGAKPLDTLVGKQEVQRNFDGARYPFAPKARTLSDWDGHTYGVPFVLSTPVLYYNASLFEQAGLNSATPPTTWAQVAEAGKTIAEHTGKGGVYIDCLTKSAKDWCFQSMVRSNGGRVISEDRAKLAYADQPVVEVAKMGQQLVASGAMPKLDQKQGYEAFARGEIGMILESSAIQGTFMTGAKGKWDLRSAAMPSFDGKPTIPTNSGAGLHILANDPAKQRAAWELITFLTNEAAYTKISQGIGYLPLRTGLLDDANGLAAWSKANPLLAPNVAQLDRMEPWISMPGNSYLQIRDGMMEAVESIVFQGKDPQSTLAAAREAGAKLLP; translated from the coding sequence GTGAAACGCACCGTGCCCCTGCTGGGCCTGGTGACCACCGCCCTGGTCGCGCTCACCGCCTGCGGCCTCGGCGCCACCGGCGAGACCGAGTCCACCACCACCGCCGCGAAGATCCCCGATCTGGCTCCGGGCCAGCAGGTCTCGATCGTCTTCGAGTCCTACAACTACGGCCTGGCCGGCGCCTGGACCGACACCTTCAACGCCCTCATCACCCAGTTCGGCGCCGAACACCCGAACATCAAGGTGACCGCGCAGAAGCCGCAGGGCAACAGCCCCAACCCGACCACCGACACCATCTCCAGCATTCAGAGCCAGATCGTGGCGGGCAACCCGCCCGATGTCGCCCAGCTCGGTTTCAGCGACCTGGACTTCACCATTCACCAGCTCGGCGCCAAGCCACTGGACACCCTGGTCGGCAAGCAGGAGGTGCAGCGCAATTTCGACGGCGCCCGCTACCCGTTCGCGCCCAAGGCCCGCACCCTCAGCGATTGGGACGGCCACACCTACGGCGTGCCCTTCGTGCTGTCCACGCCCGTTCTCTATTACAACGCTTCGCTGTTCGAGCAGGCCGGCCTGAATTCGGCCACGCCGCCCACCACCTGGGCGCAGGTCGCCGAGGCCGGCAAGACGATCGCCGAGCACACCGGCAAGGGCGGGGTCTACATCGACTGCCTCACCAAGTCCGCCAAGGACTGGTGCTTCCAGTCGATGGTGCGCTCCAACGGCGGCCGCGTGATCTCCGAGGATCGCGCCAAGCTGGCCTACGCCGATCAGCCCGTGGTCGAGGTGGCCAAGATGGGGCAGCAGCTGGTCGCCTCCGGCGCCATGCCCAAGCTGGACCAGAAGCAGGGCTACGAGGCCTTCGCCCGCGGCGAGATCGGCATGATCCTGGAGTCCAGCGCCATCCAGGGCACCTTCATGACCGGCGCGAAGGGCAAGTGGGACCTGCGTTCCGCGGCCATGCCCAGCTTCGACGGCAAGCCCACCATTCCGACCAATTCCGGTGCGGGACTGCACATCCTGGCCAACGATCCGGCCAAGCAGCGCGCCGCCTGGGAACTGATCACCTTCCTCACCAACGAGGCCGCCTACACCAAGATCTCCCAGGGCATCGGCTACCTGCCGCTGCGCACCGGCCTGCTCGACGACGCCAACGGCCTGGCCGCCTGGTCGAAGGCGAACCCGCTGCTGGCCCCGAACGTGGCCCAGCTCGACCGCATGGAGCCGTGGATCTCGATGCCGGGCAACAGCTATCTGCAGATCCGCGACGGCATGATGGAGGCGGTCGAGTCCATCGTGTTCCAGGGCAAGGATCCACAGTCCACGCTCGCCGCGGCCCGTGAAGCCGGCGCGAAACTGCTTCCGTGA
- a CDS encoding ABC transporter ATP-binding protein, translating into MARLYLDAISKRFAGTDAVRAVTLDIADGEFLVLLGPSGCGKSTLLRLIAGLEEPTEGRILLDGTDISDEPPQRRDLAMVFQSYALYPHLTVEKNIGFPLRSRRQPQRTIAARVAEVAGVLGLRELLDRRPAALSGGQRQRVALARAMVRDPGAFLMDEPLSNLDAKLRSATRAELIALHRRLGATFVYVTHDQVEAMTMATRIALLNGGRIEQVGTPEELYDRPRSTFVAGFLGSPPMNLIDAEVRPHIDGLRVTAEGIDAALGIDAEEAIDSAISTRVIVGIRPERLRITRDISAIRGQVTMVENLGSEELIHVRVGDTVPGEANRPVVARAPRPAGVRVGEAIGFAVDPADIHLFDLATGLRLTWQQPSSDAPLAAEAATAVPVP; encoded by the coding sequence GTGGCGCGGTTATACCTGGATGCGATCTCCAAGCGATTCGCGGGGACCGATGCGGTGCGGGCGGTGACGCTGGACATCGCCGACGGGGAGTTCCTGGTCCTGCTCGGGCCGAGCGGATGCGGGAAGTCGACGCTGTTGCGGTTGATCGCCGGCCTGGAGGAGCCGACCGAGGGCCGAATCCTGTTGGACGGCACCGATATCTCCGATGAGCCGCCGCAGCGCCGCGACCTGGCGATGGTGTTCCAGAGCTATGCGCTCTACCCGCACCTCACGGTGGAGAAGAACATCGGATTCCCGCTGCGTTCGCGGCGGCAGCCGCAGCGCACCATCGCCGCGCGGGTCGCCGAGGTCGCGGGCGTGCTGGGGCTGCGGGAGCTGCTCGACCGGCGTCCGGCGGCGTTGTCGGGCGGCCAGCGGCAGCGAGTCGCGCTGGCCCGCGCCATGGTTCGCGACCCGGGGGCCTTCCTGATGGACGAGCCGCTGTCGAATCTGGACGCCAAACTGCGCAGCGCCACCCGCGCGGAACTGATCGCCCTGCACCGGCGGCTGGGCGCGACGTTCGTCTACGTCACCCACGACCAGGTCGAGGCCATGACCATGGCCACCCGGATCGCGCTGCTCAACGGCGGCCGGATCGAACAGGTCGGCACGCCCGAGGAGCTCTACGACCGCCCCCGCTCCACCTTCGTGGCCGGGTTCCTGGGCTCCCCGCCGATGAACTTGATCGACGCCGAGGTGCGCCCGCACATCGACGGGCTGCGGGTCACCGCCGAGGGCATCGACGCCGCGCTCGGCATCGATGCCGAGGAGGCGATCGACAGCGCCATCTCCACCCGCGTCATCGTCGGCATCCGCCCCGAGCGGCTGCGAATCACCCGCGATATCAGCGCGATTCGCGGCCAGGTGACGATGGTGGAGAACCTGGGCAGCGAGGAGCTGATCCACGTCCGGGTCGGCGACACCGTGCCGGGCGAGGCGAATCGTCCCGTGGTCGCGCGGGCCCCGCGCCCGGCCGGGGTCCGGGTCGGCGAAGCCATCGGTTTCGCGGTCGACCCGGCCGACATCCACCTCTTCGACCTGGCCACCGGCCTGCGCCTGACCTGGCAGCAGCCCAGCTCGGACGCCCCGCTCGCCGCCGAGGCCGCCACCGCCGTTCCCGTCCCCTGA
- a CDS encoding PDR/VanB family oxidoreductase, producing the protein MTEFPVRVVRRRDEADDVFSLELAATDDSPLPPWSPGAHIDVRAGDAGVRQYSLCGDPGDDRRWRIAILHERDGRGGSDHLHRTALPGTELQVSVPRNNFELTPRPSYVFIAGGIGITPILPMIAAAAAAGADWRLYYGARSRAHMAFADELAARHLEVTLVPQDVDGLLPLPRILDEGAQAEIYCCGPEPMLAAIEQQAAAREKTIRTERFAARPAAVDTVNRPFEVRLDSTGATYRIEARRSIAGVLEAAGVDIITSCREGTCGSCETTVLSGEIDHRDEILTAEERARGNTMMLCVSRARSEVLVLDL; encoded by the coding sequence ATGACCGAATTTCCCGTGCGAGTGGTCCGCCGCCGTGACGAGGCCGACGATGTCTTCTCGCTGGAACTCGCGGCCACCGACGACAGCCCGCTCCCGCCGTGGTCGCCGGGCGCGCACATCGATGTGCGCGCCGGTGACGCCGGAGTGCGGCAGTACTCGCTGTGCGGCGATCCCGGCGACGACCGGCGCTGGCGGATCGCGATCCTGCACGAGCGCGATGGACGCGGCGGTTCGGATCACCTGCACCGCACCGCGCTGCCAGGCACGGAACTCCAGGTTTCGGTGCCCCGCAACAACTTCGAGCTGACGCCACGGCCGTCGTATGTGTTCATCGCCGGCGGGATCGGTATCACCCCGATCCTGCCCATGATCGCGGCCGCTGCAGCCGCCGGCGCTGACTGGCGGCTGTACTACGGCGCTCGCAGCCGGGCCCACATGGCCTTCGCCGATGAGCTCGCCGCACGCCACCTGGAAGTCACGCTGGTGCCGCAGGATGTCGACGGGCTGCTGCCGCTGCCCCGCATCCTCGACGAGGGCGCGCAGGCCGAAATCTATTGCTGCGGACCCGAACCCATGCTGGCCGCGATCGAACAGCAGGCCGCCGCCCGCGAAAAGACCATCCGCACCGAGCGTTTCGCCGCCCGCCCGGCCGCCGTCGACACGGTGAACCGGCCCTTCGAGGTGCGTCTGGACAGCACCGGCGCCACCTATCGCATCGAGGCCCGGCGTTCGATCGCCGGTGTCCTCGAAGCCGCCGGGGTCGACATCATCACCTCCTGCCGCGAAGGCACCTGCGGCAGTTGCGAAACCACCGTCCTCAGCGGCGAGATCGACCACCGCGACGAGATCCTCACCGCCGAGGAACGCGCGCGCGGCAACACCATGATGCTCTGCGTCTCCCGTGCCCGGTCCGAGGTCCTGGTCCTGGACCTCTGA
- a CDS encoding fatty acid desaturase, whose product MTLAVLGSMAGQGGVISWVALHRRHHECSDREGDPHSPNLSGSGFTGAVRGLAHSHFLWMRRHEYPNIVHYAPDLIKDRRLVRVARLYYWWVALGLLIPTVIGGLVTMSWTGAVSGLLWGGLARIFILEHIVWAINSFLHMFGTKPYESRENSHNGGIFALVTLGESWHNNHHAFPESPSFGLDWYRLDPGYWLIRALAATGLVWDLKVPSRARISAKRIA is encoded by the coding sequence GTGACGCTCGCCGTGCTGGGGTCGATGGCCGGTCAGGGCGGGGTGATCTCGTGGGTGGCGCTGCACCGCCGCCACCACGAATGCAGTGACCGCGAAGGAGATCCGCACTCCCCCAACCTGTCCGGCAGCGGATTCACCGGAGCGGTACGCGGACTGGCGCATTCGCACTTCCTGTGGATGCGACGCCACGAATACCCCAACATCGTGCATTACGCCCCCGACCTCATCAAGGATCGCCGGTTGGTGCGCGTGGCCCGGCTGTACTACTGGTGGGTCGCGCTCGGGCTGCTGATCCCCACCGTGATCGGCGGGCTGGTCACCATGAGCTGGACCGGCGCGGTCAGCGGACTGCTGTGGGGCGGGCTGGCCCGCATCTTCATCCTCGAACACATTGTGTGGGCGATCAATTCGTTCCTGCACATGTTCGGCACCAAGCCCTACGAATCCCGCGAGAACAGCCACAACGGCGGCATCTTCGCGCTGGTGACGCTAGGCGAATCGTGGCACAACAATCACCACGCCTTCCCGGAATCACCGTCCTTCGGGCTGGACTGGTATCGGCTCGACCCCGGCTACTGGCTGATCCGCGCGCTCGCCGCGACGGGCCTGGTCTGGGACCTCAAAGTGCCTTCGCGGGCACGCATCTCCGCCAAACGCATTGCCTGA
- a CDS encoding acyl carrier protein produces the protein MDNRPTSIADIVTWCQEYLAGQLEVPADTIDPTADFDRLGVDSALAVALLIEVEERYGVDISPEDLFRHPTLEAVAAYLHQQVSADVA, from the coding sequence ATGGACAACCGTCCGACGAGCATCGCCGACATCGTCACCTGGTGCCAGGAGTACTTGGCCGGTCAGCTGGAAGTGCCGGCCGACACGATCGACCCCACCGCCGACTTCGACCGGCTCGGCGTCGACTCCGCGCTCGCGGTCGCGCTGCTGATCGAGGTCGAGGAACGCTACGGCGTCGACATCTCCCCCGAAGACCTGTTCCGGCACCCGACCCTCGAAGCCGTCGCCGCCTACCTGCACCAGCAGGTCAGCGCGGACGTGGCCTGA
- a CDS encoding cyclopropane-fatty-acyl-phospholipid synthase family protein, whose protein sequence is MTERSDAAAAAIRHHYDVGNDFYRLWLDSSLSYSCALRETPGDTLEVAQANKLRHHLDAVDARTAGAVLDIGCGWGAILRELSQSRGVRRSVGLTLSDEQADYVRAQEYPGVEVRVEDWLNYRPDTTFDGIISIGAFEHFARPDDPAEQKIRVYREFFTRCRQWLNPVGALSLQTIAYANMTAAQADPFMQQDIFPDAELPTLAEIAAAAEGLFEITAVTTGRLDYAWTCAEWARRLRTERAAATELVGPEVVARYLRYLRLSAMGFRMGKLTLLRLVMRPYPDGFFGAGGESA, encoded by the coding sequence GTGACCGAACGGTCCGACGCCGCGGCCGCCGCCATTCGCCACCACTACGACGTCGGCAACGACTTCTATCGGCTCTGGCTCGACTCGTCGCTCAGCTACTCCTGCGCGCTGCGGGAAACGCCGGGCGACACCTTGGAAGTCGCGCAGGCCAACAAGCTTCGCCATCACCTCGACGCCGTCGACGCCCGCACCGCCGGCGCCGTCCTCGACATCGGGTGCGGGTGGGGCGCGATTCTGCGTGAGCTCTCGCAGTCGCGGGGCGTGCGCCGATCGGTCGGCCTGACCTTGAGCGACGAGCAGGCCGACTATGTTCGCGCACAGGAGTATCCCGGTGTCGAGGTGCGGGTCGAGGACTGGCTGAACTACCGGCCGGACACGACCTTCGACGGGATCATCAGCATCGGGGCGTTCGAACACTTCGCCCGGCCCGACGACCCGGCCGAACAGAAGATCCGGGTGTACCGCGAGTTCTTCACCCGCTGCCGGCAATGGCTGAATCCGGTGGGCGCGCTCTCGCTGCAGACCATCGCCTACGCGAACATGACCGCCGCCCAGGCCGATCCCTTCATGCAGCAGGACATCTTCCCCGACGCGGAGCTACCCACCCTCGCCGAGATCGCGGCGGCCGCGGAGGGTCTGTTCGAGATCACCGCGGTCACCACCGGCCGCCTCGACTACGCGTGGACCTGCGCCGAATGGGCGCGGCGACTGCGCACCGAACGGGCCGCGGCCACCGAGCTCGTCGGCCCCGAAGTCGTGGCCCGCTACCTGCGTTATCTGAGGCTGTCGGCCATGGGATTCCGGATGGGGAAGCTCACCCTGCTGCGGCTGGTGATGCGACCTTATCCGGACGGATTCTTCGGCGCGGGAGGGGAATCCGCATGA
- a CDS encoding cytochrome P450 translates to MYRVLREQRPVHKTLGMWVLTRHEDVRAVLTDRSFSAGLIPQLVAEQAQRLGQTDVDRIARLGRKSLVFTDNPDHARLRGLVNRVFTAAAVEELRPVAREFTARRLGLAVSRGELDVVTDLAAPLPVSVLCEWMALPADLREQVGPWTHDIRFLLEPGLMQEADFIRVREVVEEFAAALGEVLEQRRRGPGDDLISRLLATRTAGGDALSDEELIFVGIMSFVAGNETTKSLIGNGTLALIRHPDQARLLREGTATVKTAVTEALRYDSPLQLTKRLATKDVEVGGEIIRAGDQVMVCLGAANRDPEVFERPDEFDLVRGGSGHLAFGHGLHGCLGGQLAELLAEEAFTGLRELELTPLSDEFVWQEHSFIVRGLAHLPVAVQGTR, encoded by the coding sequence ATGTACCGCGTGCTGCGCGAGCAGCGGCCGGTGCACAAGACACTCGGCATGTGGGTGCTGACCCGGCACGAGGATGTGCGGGCGGTGCTCACCGATCGCAGCTTCAGCGCCGGACTGATCCCGCAGCTGGTCGCCGAACAGGCGCAGCGGCTCGGGCAGACCGATGTCGATCGTATTGCCCGGCTGGGCCGGAAATCGCTGGTGTTCACCGACAATCCCGACCACGCACGGCTGCGCGGACTGGTGAATCGAGTCTTCACCGCGGCGGCCGTGGAGGAACTGCGGCCGGTGGCGCGCGAGTTCACCGCGCGCCGGCTCGGCCTCGCCGTGTCGCGGGGCGAGCTGGACGTGGTCACCGACCTCGCCGCTCCGCTGCCGGTGTCGGTGCTGTGCGAATGGATGGCGTTGCCCGCGGACCTGCGCGAGCAGGTCGGGCCCTGGACCCACGACATTCGATTCCTGCTGGAGCCGGGCCTGATGCAGGAGGCTGACTTCATTCGCGTGCGCGAGGTCGTGGAGGAGTTCGCGGCCGCGCTCGGCGAGGTGCTGGAGCAGCGGCGGCGCGGGCCCGGCGACGACCTGATCAGCCGGCTGCTCGCCACCCGCACCGCCGGTGGTGACGCGCTCAGCGACGAGGAACTGATCTTCGTGGGCATCATGTCCTTCGTCGCGGGCAACGAGACCACCAAATCGTTGATCGGCAACGGCACGCTGGCGCTCATCCGGCATCCGGACCAGGCGCGGCTGCTGCGCGAGGGTACCGCGACGGTGAAAACCGCTGTGACCGAAGCGCTTCGCTACGACAGCCCGCTGCAACTCACCAAACGGCTGGCCACCAAGGACGTCGAGGTCGGCGGGGAGATCATCCGGGCGGGCGATCAGGTGATGGTGTGCCTGGGTGCGGCGAACCGGGATCCCGAGGTGTTCGAGCGGCCCGACGAATTCGACCTGGTCCGCGGCGGGAGTGGTCATCTGGCCTTCGGGCACGGATTGCACGGCTGCCTGGGCGGGCAGCTCGCCGAACTGCTGGCGGAGGAAGCCTTCACGGGATTGCGTGAGCTCGAACTGACGCCGCTGAGCGACGAATTCGTCTGGCAGGAGCACAGTTTCATCGTCCGTGGACTCGCTCACCTGCCGGTGGCGGTCCAGGGCACACGATAG
- a CDS encoding fatty acyl-AMP ligase, whose amino-acid sequence MPQPTLLPEILQRRAATEPDRTAYIFLDDRGAESAVITYGELHVRALAVAAELAERCAPGDRALLIFPQCPEFIVAYFGCLYAGVLAVPLNPPRRDRIQDATLSIVRDCEPAAVLTLDLFLEPLQAALEPLCPGARWLAADRITTAATGFEPVLRSGTDVAFLQYTSGSTAAPKGVMVTHGNLVANEEMIRRGFGHDRDCTVVGWAPFFHDQGLIGNVLQPLYIGTTSVLMSPSAFIRRPLLWLSVISRYRAHTSGGPNFAFDACAARAAGAAELDLDLSSWRVAFNGAEPLRADTLQRFEKAFAPYGFDRGAWYPCYGLAEATLLVTGSVPGSGPRFLDVDSTALEERRFVPSTGGRTKTLVSSGRVLADEDVRIIDPGTGEPCAPDRIGEIRVSGGHVAAGYWRNPEATARTFGVDDGFLRTGDLGLLVDSELYVVGRSKDIIIIRGRNYYPQDLEQSVQSAHPILASGVCAAFAVPGRDSEQLVIVHEIRHPDAADPADLIAAIKAAILTEHGIAPTAVVLTAPDQVQRTSSGKIRRSAARTRYLANEFTPWSPPTADLTEPHRS is encoded by the coding sequence ATGCCGCAACCGACACTGCTGCCCGAGATCCTGCAGCGGCGGGCCGCCACCGAACCGGACCGGACCGCCTACATCTTCCTCGATGACCGCGGCGCGGAATCCGCGGTCATCACCTATGGCGAGCTGCACGTCCGGGCGCTCGCGGTGGCCGCGGAACTCGCCGAGCGCTGCGCGCCGGGTGATCGCGCGCTGCTGATCTTCCCCCAGTGCCCGGAGTTCATCGTCGCCTATTTCGGCTGCCTGTACGCGGGTGTGCTGGCGGTGCCGTTGAATCCGCCGCGGCGCGACCGGATTCAGGACGCGACCCTGTCCATCGTGCGGGACTGCGAGCCCGCCGCGGTGCTGACCCTCGACCTGTTTTTGGAGCCATTGCAGGCCGCGCTCGAACCGTTGTGCCCCGGCGCGCGCTGGCTCGCCGCCGACCGGATCACCACGGCGGCAACCGGATTCGAGCCGGTGCTCCGATCCGGCACCGATGTGGCGTTTCTGCAATACACCTCCGGTTCCACCGCGGCCCCCAAGGGCGTGATGGTGACCCACGGGAATCTGGTCGCCAACGAGGAGATGATCCGGCGCGGCTTCGGCCACGATCGCGACTGCACCGTGGTCGGGTGGGCGCCGTTCTTCCACGACCAGGGGTTGATAGGCAATGTCCTGCAACCCCTCTACATCGGCACGACCAGCGTCCTCATGTCGCCGTCGGCGTTCATCCGCCGGCCGCTGCTGTGGCTCTCGGTCATCTCCCGGTACCGGGCGCACACCAGCGGCGGACCAAATTTCGCCTTCGACGCCTGCGCCGCCCGGGCGGCGGGCGCGGCCGAACTCGATCTGGACCTGAGCAGCTGGCGGGTCGCATTCAACGGCGCCGAACCGCTGCGCGCGGACACGCTGCAACGCTTCGAGAAGGCCTTCGCCCCATACGGTTTCGACCGCGGCGCATGGTATCCCTGCTACGGGCTGGCCGAAGCGACGCTGCTGGTCACGGGCAGCGTTCCCGGCAGCGGGCCACGATTCCTCGACGTGGACTCGACGGCCCTCGAGGAGCGCCGCTTCGTCCCGTCCACAGGTGGGCGAACCAAGACCCTGGTGAGTTCCGGCCGTGTCTTGGCCGACGAAGACGTCCGGATCATCGATCCTGGTACCGGTGAGCCCTGCGCACCGGACCGTATCGGCGAGATCCGGGTGTCGGGCGGCCATGTCGCCGCGGGCTATTGGCGCAATCCCGAGGCCACCGCCCGGACCTTCGGCGTCGACGACGGTTTCCTGCGGACCGGCGACCTGGGCCTGCTGGTGGACAGTGAACTCTATGTGGTCGGCCGCTCCAAGGACATCATCATCATTCGCGGCCGCAACTACTACCCCCAGGACCTCGAACAGTCCGTCCAATCCGCCCACCCGATCCTGGCCTCCGGCGTCTGCGCCGCGTTCGCCGTCCCCGGCCGCGACAGTGAGCAGCTGGTGATCGTCCACGAGATCCGCCACCCCGACGCCGCGGACCCCGCGGACTTGATCGCCGCCATCAAAGCCGCCATCCTCACCGAACACGGCATAGCCCCCACCGCGGTCGTCCTCACCGCCCCCGACCAGGTCCAGCGCACCAGCAGCGGCAAGATCCGCCGGTCCGCCGCCCGAACCCGCTACCTGGCGAACGAATTCACCCCGTGGTCACCCCCGACCGCGGACCTCACCGAACCCCACAGGAGCTGA
- a CDS encoding PaaI family thioesterase yields the protein MQNWEAPNPDYATLVPAVVLSMPAAKHLGFGFARVAPGEADLHQPHRPELTQHNGYFQGGVLGSLADFAAGSAAGTLLHPGWINMTIDYTVKILAPAKGTHLIARGRVLKPGALITTAAADLYVVENDTETHCATALVTMRNVKAG from the coding sequence ATGCAGAACTGGGAAGCCCCCAACCCCGACTACGCGACCCTCGTCCCCGCCGTGGTCCTCAGCATGCCCGCCGCGAAACACCTCGGCTTCGGCTTCGCCCGCGTAGCCCCCGGCGAAGCCGACCTCCACCAGCCCCACCGCCCCGAACTCACCCAGCACAACGGCTACTTCCAGGGCGGCGTCCTCGGCTCCCTCGCCGACTTCGCGGCAGGCTCCGCCGCCGGCACCCTCCTCCACCCCGGCTGGATCAACATGACCATCGACTACACGGTCAAAATCCTCGCCCCCGCCAAGGGCACCCACCTCATCGCCCGAGGCCGAGTCCTGAAGCCAGGAGCCCTCATCACCACCGCCGCCGCCGACCTCTACGTCGTCGAAAACGACACCGAAACCCACTGCGCCACCGCCCTGGTCACCATGCGCAACGTAAAGGCGGGCTAG